The segment ATCGATGCCGGGGAAGCGGCGGCCCGCGCGGCATTACCACAATTGAAGCGCTACTCAGTCAGTCCGGCAGAATATAAAACCTGGCAGGATCAGCATTTCTCCAAACGCCTGAAGCCAGCACCTGTAAAAAATGTGATTGTCAGTCCAAGCAAATGGGTCAATCCCGAAGTGATGAAAGGCGCTCTGGATGTGAAACCAGGAGCTCTACTTCCACAACAAACCTTTCACTCTCGCCTCCTTGAACTTTATGCCCGCGGTGACTACAGCCAACTTGACTATGAATTGCTCTACAACCCTGAAGGACAGACTGTTTCGCTATTACCTGTAGAAAAAAGCTGGGGGCCGAACTACCTCAATTTTGGTCTTAGCTTAGGAACAGATTTCCAAGGTTCAAGTCCCTGGAATATCGCAGCGATGTATCGCCGCACCTGGGTGAACTCTTTGGGGGCTGAGTGGAAAACAATCGCGCAGATGGGTAGCTCAACACTGCTTAGTACTGAATTTTACCAACCACTCCAGCTGAGTGGTTATGCCTTCACATCTCCCTACCTGGTTTACACAGAAAATCCATTGGCCCTTTGGAAAGAAGATTCAGAGATTGCTGAATATCGATACTCTAAAACTTCGACAGGAATAGACATAGGTTCCGGATGGACCCGATTTGGTGAAGTGCGGTTCGGGCCTCTTTACAGCACCTATCGCGGCACTCGGCAGATTGGATCAGCGCTTTTGCCAGACGTTAGAACTTTTGATTACGGCCTGCGTTTGAACTTACTCTATGATCAACTAGATCACTTTTTCTTTCCAAGATCCGGTCAGTATTTGAATATCTATGGGTACTACTCACTGGGAGGCGAAGACGTCATTAGCAACTACAATCGCTATGGACTGAACTTTCGCGCCGCCATTCCCACCGGGCGCGGTGGTGCCTTTCAAGTAACCCTCAAAGGACAAAATGCCAATGGCGACCGTCCCGCATTTGTGGATGTGAATTGGCTGGGTGGATTCCTGAATCTTTCAAGTTACCGCTATCAGCAACTCATTGGTGATCAATATGCCTATGGATCACTTCAGTACTATAAGATGTTTGATTTCTTATCTGGGAGTTACTGGGGCTTAGCCATGGAGGGTGGACGGTTGTTCAATCCTGTGGATCCATCGGTGACAGATGCGTGGCATAGCTCTGTCACAGCTTATTTAGCTTATGACAGTATTTTGGGACCGTTATACTTTGGTGGCTCCTACGGGGACAACCACCAATCGCGTTTCTATTTGATGCTGGGGAAACAGTTCTAAGCTTTTTGCAAACGCACGAAGTTGATTTTGATTCCTTCGCGCAAGAAGATTTTTTCGAAAGCAGTTTCGAAGTTTTCTTCTTTGATAGGCGAATTGTGCAAATCTTGTGTTTCAAAAAGAATTTTGTATTTGGACTGACGGATTTCATCCATGGCCCATAAGAAATAAACCA is part of the Bdellovibrio svalbardensis genome and harbors:
- a CDS encoding patatin-like phospholipase family protein; protein product: MLKRFLSSPILKTALALFCFLNSGQALAKRPRIGLVLGGGGARGFSHVGVIKVLEENRIPVDCIVGTSIGSLVGASYAAGRTPKEMQEQIEAVDWDDILSSEVPRQANTFRKKQDDSLSLLGLEAGITDKGELKLPLSAISTQKIEFFLRTLTFGGTTPTFDQLSIPYRAIATDLATGDMIVLKDGDLVTAMRASMAVPGVFPSVPVKGHTLVDGGLVRNLPVDIARQTCADVVIAIDVGSPPLKSDELNDIFTVADQYTRLMMIQNVYPQIKSLSADDLLITPQLGLLSSSDFKQNRAFIDAGEAAARAALPQLKRYSVSPAEYKTWQDQHFSKRLKPAPVKNVIVSPSKWVNPEVMKGALDVKPGALLPQQTFHSRLLELYARGDYSQLDYELLYNPEGQTVSLLPVEKSWGPNYLNFGLSLGTDFQGSSPWNIAAMYRRTWVNSLGAEWKTIAQMGSSTLLSTEFYQPLQLSGYAFTSPYLVYTENPLALWKEDSEIAEYRYSKTSTGIDIGSGWTRFGEVRFGPLYSTYRGTRQIGSALLPDVRTFDYGLRLNLLYDQLDHFFFPRSGQYLNIYGYYSLGGEDVISNYNRYGLNFRAAIPTGRGGAFQVTLKGQNANGDRPAFVDVNWLGGFLNLSSYRYQQLIGDQYAYGSLQYYKMFDFLSGSYWGLAMEGGRLFNPVDPSVTDAWHSSVTAYLAYDSILGPLYFGGSYGDNHQSRFYLMLGKQF